The proteins below come from a single Saccharopolyspora sp. SCSIO 74807 genomic window:
- a CDS encoding MFS transporter: protein MTTQTPPERPARPRGRANNLRWGMALLCFVGLSVNYIDRSALSVALPSMNHDLGFDPSVQGLILGTFFLAYAVFQLPAGVLIDRIGVKKSFALGALVWGLATMLTGLVTGLIALLAFRFLLGVGESTGYPGSAKVVSRWFPRHERAFANSIWDNGARAGTAIALPVVTAIIAWEGWRAAFLVVGVLALLWVAWWWFAYREPEEHPKVTEQELAYIDEGGARGESTSDESPKVRWRDLFRYRTVWAMMLGFFCLNYIIYFFITWFPSYLVQARGFDLLELGTVGALPGIVAIGGSLLGGWVSDSLVRRGWSLTRARKICLIPGMLLSSVIALAVVVPNAASAVVLLSISYASLSFSAASVASLPADVAPQPGQVSSLAGIQNCASNLAGFIGPIVTGVLQTVSGGSFVAPLVLSGALGLLGAFSYGVLIKRVEPLPVREPVAA, encoded by the coding sequence ATGACCACGCAGACCCCGCCGGAACGCCCGGCGCGTCCGCGAGGCCGGGCGAACAACCTGCGCTGGGGCATGGCGCTGCTGTGCTTCGTCGGGTTGTCGGTGAACTACATCGACCGCTCCGCGCTTTCCGTGGCGCTGCCTTCGATGAACCACGACCTCGGCTTCGACCCGAGCGTGCAGGGCCTGATCCTGGGCACGTTCTTCCTCGCCTACGCGGTGTTCCAGCTGCCCGCGGGCGTGCTGATCGACCGGATCGGGGTGAAGAAGTCCTTCGCGCTGGGCGCGCTGGTGTGGGGCCTGGCCACGATGCTCACCGGGTTGGTGACCGGGCTGATCGCGTTGCTGGCGTTCCGGTTCCTGCTCGGCGTCGGCGAATCCACCGGCTACCCGGGCTCGGCGAAGGTCGTCTCGCGCTGGTTCCCGCGCCACGAGCGGGCTTTCGCGAACAGCATCTGGGACAACGGCGCCCGCGCGGGCACCGCGATCGCGCTGCCGGTGGTGACCGCGATCATCGCCTGGGAGGGCTGGCGCGCGGCCTTCCTGGTCGTCGGCGTGCTCGCGCTGCTGTGGGTGGCGTGGTGGTGGTTCGCCTACCGCGAGCCGGAGGAGCATCCGAAGGTCACCGAGCAGGAACTCGCCTACATCGACGAAGGCGGCGCGCGGGGGGAGTCCACATCGGACGAAAGCCCGAAGGTGCGCTGGCGGGACCTGTTCCGCTACCGCACGGTGTGGGCGATGATGCTCGGCTTCTTCTGCCTGAACTACATCATCTACTTCTTCATCACCTGGTTCCCCAGCTACCTGGTGCAGGCGCGCGGGTTCGACCTGCTGGAGCTGGGCACGGTCGGCGCGCTGCCCGGCATCGTGGCGATCGGCGGCAGCCTGCTCGGCGGCTGGGTGTCCGACTCGCTGGTGCGGCGCGGGTGGAGCCTGACGCGGGCGCGCAAGATCTGCCTGATTCCGGGAATGCTGCTGAGCTCGGTGATCGCGCTCGCGGTGGTCGTGCCGAACGCGGCGAGCGCGGTGGTGCTGCTGTCGATCTCCTACGCCAGCCTGTCGTTCAGCGCCGCCTCGGTGGCTTCGCTGCCCGCCGACGTCGCCCCGCAGCCCGGGCAGGTCTCCTCGCTGGCGGGTATCCAGAACTGCGCGTCGAACCTCGCCGGGTTCATCGGGCCGATCGTCACCGGTGTGCTGCAGACCGTCAGCGGCGGGTCGTTCGTGGCGCCGCTGGTGCTTTCCGGCGCGCTCGGGCTGCTCGGCGCGTTCTCCTACGGGGTGCTGATCAAGCGGGTCGAGCCGCTGCCGGTGCGGGAACCAGTGGCGGCATGA
- a CDS encoding alcohol dehydrogenase catalytic domain-containing protein, whose protein sequence is MSRGGTLERAAVLHAPEDVRVQEVEPEPLRPGAVRIAVAATGLCGSDLHYYADGRNGPNVLRTPTVLGHESAGSITEIGDGVDPDLLGRLVAAEPARPCRRCETCASGRYNLCPAGRCFGSPPTHGTIRSSVVVDAELAHAVPQNVDPAEAALVEPLAVACWAARRAGIVSGSSVLVTGAGPIGQLAVAAARAAGAARIVLTDVDPRRLASAAGAGADEVLDTSADQLPTGFDHQLECSGAPEALAPAALVPGGVLALVGVPAGRAPSPELLAAAQRWEIDVRGCFRYGPGAFRAAVGMVRAGRVDLARMVTGRFPLEQTGVALHTALTDRDHLKIAVLSEEDA, encoded by the coding sequence ATGAGTCGAGGAGGAACGTTGGAACGGGCCGCGGTGCTGCACGCGCCGGAGGACGTGCGCGTGCAAGAGGTCGAGCCGGAGCCGTTGCGCCCCGGCGCGGTGCGGATCGCGGTGGCCGCGACCGGCTTGTGCGGCAGCGACCTGCACTACTACGCCGACGGCCGGAACGGGCCGAACGTGCTGCGCACGCCGACGGTGCTCGGGCACGAGTCGGCCGGGTCGATCACCGAGATCGGCGACGGCGTGGACCCGGACCTGCTCGGCCGTCTCGTGGCAGCCGAGCCGGCGCGGCCATGCCGTCGCTGCGAAACCTGCGCCTCCGGCCGGTACAACCTCTGCCCGGCCGGGCGCTGCTTCGGCTCGCCGCCCACGCACGGCACGATCCGTTCCAGCGTGGTCGTGGATGCGGAGCTGGCCCACGCGGTGCCGCAGAACGTCGATCCCGCCGAAGCCGCGCTGGTCGAGCCGCTGGCCGTGGCGTGCTGGGCCGCGCGCCGTGCCGGCATCGTCAGTGGATCGTCGGTGCTGGTCACCGGCGCCGGGCCGATCGGGCAGCTGGCGGTGGCCGCGGCTCGTGCGGCGGGTGCGGCGCGGATCGTGCTCACCGACGTGGACCCGCGGCGGCTGGCGTCGGCCGCCGGTGCCGGGGCGGATGAGGTGCTCGACACCAGCGCCGATCAGCTGCCGACCGGCTTCGATCACCAACTCGAGTGCTCCGGCGCGCCGGAGGCGTTGGCGCCGGCCGCGCTCGTGCCGGGTGGTGTGCTGGCGCTGGTCGGCGTGCCCGCGGGTCGCGCGCCGTCGCCGGAATTGCTCGCCGCCGCGCAGCGCTGGGAGATCGACGTGCGCGGCTGCTTCCGCTACGGGCCGGGCGCGTTCCGGGCCGCTGTCGGCATGGTCCGCGCCGGCCGGGTCGACCTCGCCCGGATGGTCACGGGCCGGTTCCCGCTGGAGCAGACCGGGGTGGCGTTGCACACCGCGCTCACCGACCGCGACCACCTGAAGATCGCCGTACTGTCCGAGGAGGACGCATGA
- the manD gene encoding D-mannonate dehydratase ManD, giving the protein MRITAADVIVTCPGRNYVTLKITTADGVTGLGDATLNGRELAVAAYLREHVCPLLIGRDAGHINDIWQYLYRGAYWRRGPVTMTSIAAVDCALWDILGKETGKPVHQLLGGAARDGVTIYGHASGRSIDELLDDVATFHERGYKAIRVQAAIPGLDSTYGLHHPGTGETYEPADAAMPSDNVWHTPAYLDFAPEMMRAVRERFGYDFHLLHDVHHRLSPLEAAQLGKSLEPYRMFWIEDPTPAEDQEAFRTIRQHTTTPIAVGEVFNSIWDCQHLITERLIDYIRASVSHAGGITHLRRIFDLAALYGVRTGSHGAGDLSPVSFAAALHLDLTVPNFGIQEYMGHLDPAGEVFKTNYSFEDGLMHPGTAPGLGVEIDEEAAAKYPYEPKYLPVNRLRDGSMHDW; this is encoded by the coding sequence ATGAGGATCACCGCCGCCGATGTCATCGTGACCTGCCCGGGGCGCAACTACGTCACGCTGAAGATCACTACCGCGGACGGGGTCACCGGGCTCGGCGACGCCACCCTCAACGGCCGCGAGCTGGCCGTGGCCGCGTACCTGCGCGAGCACGTCTGTCCACTGTTGATCGGACGGGATGCCGGGCACATCAACGACATCTGGCAGTACCTGTACAGGGGTGCGTACTGGCGTCGCGGGCCGGTGACGATGACCTCGATCGCGGCCGTGGACTGCGCGCTGTGGGACATCCTGGGCAAGGAGACCGGAAAACCGGTGCACCAGCTGCTCGGCGGAGCCGCCCGCGACGGCGTCACGATCTACGGCCACGCCAGCGGACGGAGCATCGACGAACTCCTCGACGACGTGGCGACGTTCCACGAGCGCGGCTACAAGGCGATCCGGGTGCAAGCGGCGATCCCCGGACTGGACAGCACCTACGGGCTGCACCACCCGGGAACCGGTGAGACGTACGAACCGGCCGACGCCGCGATGCCGTCCGACAACGTCTGGCACACACCGGCCTATTTGGACTTCGCGCCGGAGATGATGCGGGCGGTGCGGGAACGCTTCGGATACGACTTCCACCTGCTGCACGACGTGCACCACCGGCTCTCGCCGCTGGAGGCGGCGCAACTGGGCAAGTCGTTGGAGCCGTACCGGATGTTCTGGATCGAGGACCCGACTCCGGCCGAGGACCAGGAGGCGTTCCGCACGATCCGGCAGCACACCACCACGCCGATCGCGGTCGGCGAGGTGTTCAATTCCATCTGGGACTGCCAGCACCTGATCACCGAGCGGCTGATCGACTACATCCGCGCATCGGTCTCGCACGCCGGTGGGATCACGCACCTGCGCAGGATTTTCGACCTGGCGGCGCTGTACGGGGTGCGCACCGGTTCGCACGGTGCCGGAGACCTCTCGCCGGTGTCGTTCGCCGCCGCGCTGCACCTCGACCTGACGGTGCCGAACTTCGGAATTCAGGAGTACATGGGTCATCTCGACCCGGCCGGTGAGGTGTTCAAGACGAACTACTCCTTCGAGGACGGGCTCATGCACCCTGGTACGGCGCCCGGTCTCGGCGTGGAGATCGACGAGGAGGCGGCCGCGAAATACCCTTACGAGCCGAAGTACCTGCCGGTGAACCGGTTGCGCGACGGCTCGATGCACGACTGGTGA
- a CDS encoding mannitol dehydrogenase family protein codes for MTEPRLNASRLDRLPAAARPGARGQGPPGIVHIGLGAFHRAHQAVHTQDAGDWGILAVSPRSTDVLESLRAQDHYYAVLSKEGSHRSSRVMSSIVDTAHLPTQQEKVLDALASPATRAVTLTVTEKGYRLGPEGRLLVDDELRAEAAGGTPRTIIGALVRGLQRRIAADAGPIALASCDNLPGNGAALRSVLHDFCSLMPGGEARPLVEFLESEAGFPSSVVDRIVPATTEEDLARVAAELGVRDRAAVAAEPYSQWVSTDEFPGGRPDWARSGVVFTADTAPYEQAKLRVLNGSHSALAYLGGLAGYETIAEAVQDEALEGFVRSLLTEEVLPTVDAPEIDLHAYADTVLRRFANPALKHRTAQVASDGSQKLPVRLLGAIRQNMTAGRSPLRTALVVAAWLRYTALSVDDRGAELAVSDPLADRVRAADEAELLARADRLLSELDAELAADSRFTALLRENLRGLGAAGARAWAAEQGVVRAGEGRA; via the coding sequence GTGACCGAGCCACGGCTCAACGCCTCCCGGCTGGATCGGTTGCCCGCAGCCGCGCGGCCCGGCGCCCGCGGCCAGGGTCCGCCCGGTATCGTCCACATCGGACTCGGCGCGTTCCACCGCGCGCACCAGGCCGTCCACACCCAGGACGCGGGTGACTGGGGAATTCTCGCGGTGAGTCCGCGATCCACCGACGTGCTGGAGTCGCTGCGCGCGCAGGACCACTACTACGCCGTGCTGTCGAAGGAAGGATCGCACCGCTCTTCCCGCGTCATGAGTTCCATCGTAGACACCGCTCATCTGCCCACGCAGCAGGAGAAGGTGCTCGATGCCCTGGCTTCTCCGGCGACTCGGGCGGTGACGCTGACGGTCACCGAGAAGGGATACCGGCTGGGTCCGGAAGGTCGGCTGCTGGTCGACGACGAACTGCGCGCGGAAGCCGCCGGCGGCACCCCGCGCACGATCATCGGCGCCCTGGTGCGCGGTTTGCAGCGCCGCATCGCCGCCGATGCCGGGCCGATCGCGCTCGCGAGCTGCGACAACCTGCCGGGCAACGGTGCCGCGCTGCGTTCGGTGCTGCACGATTTCTGCTCGCTCATGCCGGGTGGCGAGGCGCGCCCGCTCGTGGAGTTCCTGGAAAGCGAAGCCGGATTCCCATCCTCGGTGGTCGACCGCATCGTGCCCGCCACGACCGAGGAAGACCTGGCGCGGGTCGCCGCGGAACTGGGCGTGCGCGATCGGGCCGCGGTGGCGGCCGAACCGTACTCGCAATGGGTCAGCACCGACGAATTCCCGGGCGGGCGCCCGGATTGGGCGCGCTCCGGCGTCGTGTTCACCGCCGACACGGCTCCGTACGAGCAAGCCAAACTGCGGGTGCTCAACGGCAGCCACTCCGCGCTGGCCTACCTCGGCGGGCTCGCCGGGTACGAAACCATCGCCGAAGCCGTGCAGGACGAGGCGCTGGAAGGATTCGTGCGCAGCCTGCTCACCGAAGAGGTGCTGCCCACGGTGGACGCCCCGGAGATCGACCTGCACGCCTACGCCGACACCGTGCTGCGCCGATTCGCCAACCCCGCGCTGAAGCACCGAACCGCGCAGGTCGCCTCCGACGGCTCGCAAAAGCTCCCGGTCCGCCTGCTCGGCGCGATCCGGCAGAACATGACCGCCGGTCGATCGCCACTGCGAACGGCGCTGGTGGTGGCCGCCTGGCTGCGCTATACCGCGCTGAGCGTGGACGATCGTGGTGCGGAGCTGGCGGTCTCCGACCCGCTGGCCGACCGGGTACGTGCCGCGGATGAGGCTGAGCTGTTGGCTCGCGCCGATCGGCTGTTGTCCGAACTCGACGCCGAGTTGGCAGCCGATTCCCGTTTCACCGCACTGCTGCGGGAGAATCTGCGCGGGCTCGGCGCCGCGGGGGCGCGTGCCTGGGCCGCTGAACAAGGAGTCGTGCGAGCAGGGGAGGGCCGGGCGTGA
- a CDS encoding sugar kinase, giving the protein MIRVLAIGECMIELTHRDADTLAVGCAGDTFNTAAYLARLTTPDQVQVDYLTLLGDDHYSERILAAMRSEGIGTERIRQLPGEQPGLYLVRTDEHGERSFTYYRSLSAARKLFETDVDGVDFADYDVVHLSAITLQILSPPARERLREALAKFRTSGGRVSFDSNYRPAGWPDAAEAAEQVRELWRLTSIALPTFSDEQALFADPDAAATVDRLRGLGVEDAVVKDGANGCVLLDGDWTLRLPAEHVPRVVDSTAAGDAFNAAYLAARLTGTAPPDSAQHAQKIAATVIRHPGAIVADEVLPKRA; this is encoded by the coding sequence GTGATCCGGGTGCTGGCGATCGGGGAGTGCATGATCGAACTCACGCACCGGGATGCGGACACGCTGGCCGTGGGCTGCGCAGGAGACACGTTCAACACCGCCGCGTACCTGGCGCGTCTGACCACTCCGGACCAAGTGCAGGTGGATTACCTCACGCTGCTCGGCGACGACCACTACAGCGAGCGGATCCTGGCCGCGATGCGCAGCGAAGGCATCGGCACCGAGCGGATCCGGCAGCTGCCCGGCGAACAGCCCGGGCTGTACCTGGTGCGCACCGACGAACACGGCGAGCGCAGCTTCACCTATTACCGATCCCTTTCAGCGGCCCGGAAACTGTTCGAGACCGATGTGGACGGTGTGGACTTCGCCGACTACGACGTCGTGCACCTGTCCGCGATCACCTTGCAGATCCTCAGTCCGCCCGCCCGCGAACGTCTGCGGGAGGCGCTGGCGAAGTTCCGCACCTCCGGTGGCCGCGTCTCCTTCGACAGCAACTACCGCCCAGCGGGCTGGCCGGACGCCGCGGAAGCTGCCGAGCAGGTCCGCGAGCTGTGGCGGCTCACCTCGATCGCGTTGCCCACGTTCTCCGACGAGCAAGCCCTTTTCGCCGACCCGGACGCTGCCGCCACAGTGGACCGGCTGCGCGGTCTGGGCGTCGAGGACGCCGTGGTCAAGGACGGCGCCAACGGCTGCGTCCTGCTCGACGGCGACTGGACCCTTCGCCTGCCCGCCGAGCACGTCCCGAGGGTCGTCGACTCCACCGCCGCAGGCGACGCCTTCAACGCCGCCTACCTGGCAGCCCGCCTCACCGGCACCGCCCCGCCCGATTCCGCCCAGCACGCCCAGAAAATCGCCGCCACGGTCATCCGCCACCCGGGCGCCATCGTCGCCGACGAGGTACTGCCGAAGCGGGCGTGA
- a CDS encoding DUF397 domain-containing protein produces the protein MIHHDASRDATSPALMWRKSSYSSEVRHCVEVASADRAVAARDSKNPQGAVLLMSPTIWSTFLHGIRDGRFDH, from the coding sequence ATGATCCACCACGACGCATCACGAGACGCGACGTCACCTGCACTCATGTGGCGCAAGAGCAGCTACAGCTCCGAGGTACGTCACTGCGTCGAGGTCGCCTCGGCCGACCGCGCCGTCGCCGCACGCGACTCGAAGAACCCGCAGGGCGCCGTCCTGCTGATGAGCCCGACGATCTGGTCAACATTCCTGCACGGCATCCGCGACGGCCGCTTCGACCACTGA